A stretch of the Acyrthosiphon pisum isolate AL4f chromosome A2, pea_aphid_22Mar2018_4r6ur, whole genome shotgun sequence genome encodes the following:
- the LOC100169232 gene encoding RNA-binding region-containing protein 3 — translation MASATIIVRHFPPQISSEEKEEFLKYFGAKYVKILTSKTDRRCIAYARFESQEFAEAVIQRLHQKELLGYRLTVELSANDLDINLMKCPKPLPVTECNTDKIKQLQEDYLKKLNSWSAAIDLNQPPPHHLHYSYPDPNPHILSNIANALACNQKFYYQVLHLMNRMNLPAPFEPVVGCSLNKLMKIETADKYTTTDETDPELSESEMESNDESDHNVEPKLSMLKKKIYKVIKPKRLKNVAITASKKAKVELANVFDTVECEIPKKIEVKVSAELKPAEGPTADTEGGFGVIYSVKSINKEEVKKESESDDDTTGDCISKEELATNRLSDKDMNNMPIFKNYCPGAPSCRLYIKNLAKTVLDNDLKYIYKRFLKSGDLKPGTMFDVRLMQEGRMKGQAFVTLPCVENAQQALKETNGYILKDKPMIVQFARSATAK, via the exons ATGGCATCTGCTACAATCATAGTGCgccattttcctccacaaaTTTCGTCTGAAGAAAAAGAAGAATTTCTTAAGTATTTTGGCGccaaatatgttaaaatattgacatcaAAAACGGATCGGAGATGTATAGCTTATGCAAG gtttgAATCTCAAGAATTTGCAGAAGCTGTTATCCAACGGTTGCATCAAAAAGAACTATTGGGCTATAGGTTGACTGTCGAATTGTCTGCAAATGATCTTGACATAAATCTAATGAAATGCCCTAAACCACTACCAGTAACTGAATGCAATACTgacaaaataaaacagttacaagaggattatttaaaaaaattaaatagttggtCAGCTGCGATCGACTTAAACCAACCACCACCACATCATCTGCACTATAGTTATCCCGATCCAAACCCACACATACTGTCAAATATTGCCAATGCATTAGCTTGTAATCAGAAGTTCTACTATCAAGTCTTACATTTGATGAATCGTATGAACCTGCCAGCACCTTTTGAACCGGTCGTAGGTTGTTCCCTGAATAAGCTAATGAAAATCGAAACTGCAGATAAATATACCACTACTGATGAAACTGATCCAGAACTTTCAGAATCTGAAATGGAAAGTAATGATGAAAGTGATCATAATGTAGAACCTAAATTATCTAtgttgaaaaagaaaatatataaagttataaaaccTAAGCGTTTAAAGAATGTTGCAATTACAGCATCAAAAAAGGCCAAAGTTGAATTGGCCAATGTTTTTGACACTGTTGAATGTGAGATACCAAAGAAGATTGAAGTCAAAGTATCGGCAGAACTAAAACCGGCTGAGGGACCAACTGCCGATACTGAAGGAGGATTTGGTGTAATATACTcagtaaaaagtataaacaaagaAGAAGTTAAAAAAGAAAGCGAGTCAGATGATGATACAACTGGAGATTGTATCAGTAAAGAAGAATTAGCTACTAATAGATTATCAGATAAAGATATGAATAATATGccaatttttaagaattattgtcCTGGAGCTCCATCTTGtagattatacataaaaaatttagcAAAAACGGTGCTggataatgatttaaaatatatttataagagaTTTTTAAAATCCGGTGATCTTAAACCAGGAACTAt GTTTGATGTACGATTGATGCAAGAGGGACGTATGAAGGGTCAAGCTTTTGTGACATTACCATGTGTAGAAAACGCCCAACAGGCGCTGAAAGAAACTaatggatatattttaaaagacaaACCTATGATCGTACAATTTGCCAGATCAGCTACggcaaaataa
- the LOC100167184 gene encoding ATP-dependent RNA helicase DHX8, protein MDELPKLEHLSLVSKICTELENHLGLNDKDLAEFIIDLAYKNDTLEAFKKALLKNGAEFSDSFIANLLRIIQHMQPKTSKRSGNKSYENIEKSDTLACKFPGLAIPNDLVGEENDPISAVMAELESFAPILSTNGTEDETNKPSGPDDKRLSRSRSKSHDRQHRRRNSKNRSRSREKHRGDKSHDKQRDRQRDRSRDRYRDRSRDRQRDRSRDRQRDRSRDRQRDRSRDRQGDRNRDKRDRNCDRQRDRSHDKRDRNRDRLGDRSRDKRDRSNDGLRKERHEKEIESKSKFPELGKVYAGKVLNIVDFGCFVQLDMFRQSQGLVHISQLRQKGRVTSVSDVVSRGDKVMVKVLSISGNQKISLSMKDVDQDTGEDLNPMIQPGDQDEDDNMMGGRNPDRPTSLLELQTIADADEMTNLKRMNKISSPERWEIKQMLSANCIDKSELPDFDEETGILPKDNTEEEQDIEIEIVEDEPPFLHGHGRNLHDLSPVRIVKNPDGSLAQAAMMQSALSKERREHKMLAREQEMDSVPKNVTKNWIDPLPDNDSRQLASNMRGIGLTAQDVPEWKKHVIGGKKSSFGIKTNLTLLEQRQSLPIYKLKDELIKAVTDNQILIVIGETGSGKTTQITQYLAEAGFTSRGKIGCTQPRRVAAMSVAKRVSEEFGCRLGQEVGYTIRFEDCTSPETVIKYMTDGMLLRECLVDFDLKNYSVIMLDEAHERTINTDVLFGLLKQAVTKRKELKLIVTSATLDAVKFSQYFFEAPIFTIPGRTFPVEVLYTKEPETDYLDASLITIMQIHLREPPGDVLLFLTGQEEIDTACEILYERMKSLGPDIPELIILPVYSALPSEMQTRIFDAAPPGSRKVVIATNIAETSLTIDGIYYVVDPGFVKQKVYNSKTGMDSLVVTPISQAQAKQRAGRAGRTGPGKCYRLYTERAYRDEMLPTPVPEIQRTNLATTVLQLKTMGINDLLHFDFMDAPPVESLIMALESLHSLSALDDEGLLTRLGRRMAEFPLEPNLSKMLIMSVHLQCSEEILTIVSMLSVQNVFYRPKDKQALADQKKAKFNQVEGDHLTLLAVYNSWKNNKFSNAWCYENFVQVRTLKRAQDVRKQLLGIMDRHKLDVVSAGKNTARIQKAICSGFFRNASKKDPQEGYRTLVDGQAVYIHPSSALFNRQPEWVMYHELVQTTKEYMREVTTIDPRWLVEFAPAFFKFSDPTKLSKFKKNQRLEPLYNKYEEPNSWRISRVRRRRN, encoded by the exons ATGGATGAATTACCAAAATTGGAACATTTGTCATTAGTATCAAAAATATGTACCGAATTAGAAAATCATTTGGGACTCAATGACAAAGATTTGG ctgaatttattattgacttgGCCTACAAAAACGATACATTAGAAGCATTCAAAAAAGCTCTTCTGAAAAATGGAGCTGAATTTTCC gattCATTTATTGCCAATTTGCTGCGTATTATACAGCACATGCAACCGAAAACATCCAAACGATCAGGAAATAAatcatatgaaaatattgaaaaaagtgaCACACTTGCATGTAAATTTCCCGGTTTAGCAATACCTAATGACCTTGTTGGTGAAGAAAATGACCCCATTAGTGCTGTCATGGCAGAATTAGAGTCTTTTGCTCCAATTCTTAGCACCAA tggcACTGAAGATGAAACTAACAAGCCTAGTGGTCCAGATGATAAACGTTTGTCTAGAAGTCGATCTAAGAGTCATGATCGACAGCACAGGAGGcgaaattctaaaaacagaagTAGAAGTCGAGAAAAACATCGTGGAGACAAAAGTCATGATAAACAGCGAGATAGACAAAGAGATAGGAGTCGTGATAGATATAGAGATAGAAGTCGTGATAGACAAAGGGATAGAAGTCGTGATAGACAAAGGGATAGAAGTCGTGATAGACAAAGGGATAGAAGTCGTGATAGACAGGGAGATAGGAATCGTGATAAACGTGACAGAAATTGTGATAGACAGAGAGATAGGAGTCATGATAAACGTGACAGAAATCGTGATAGACTGGGGGATAGGAGTCGTGATAAACGTGACAGAAGCAATGATGGACTAAGAAAAGAAAGACATGAGAAAga aaTTGAATCAAAGAGCAAATTTCCAGAACTGGGAAAAGTTTATGCTGGCAAAGTCTTGAATATTGTGGACTTTGGTTGTTTTGTTCAACTTGATATGTTTCGTCAATCCCAAGGACTTGTACACATTTCACAATTACGTCAAAAAGGAAGAGTGACTTCTGTTAGTGATGTTGTTTCTAGAGGTGATAAAGTCATG GTAAAAGTTTTATCAATAAGTGGTAACCAAAAAATTTCATTATCTATGAAAGATGTTGATCAAGACACTGGAGAAGACTTAAATCCAATGATACAGCCTGGAGATCAaga tgaagACGATAATATGATGGGTGGCCGTAACCCTGACAGACCTACTTCCTTATTGGAACTGCAGACAATTGCTGATGCAGATGAAATGACAAATTTAAAACGTATGAATAAAATTTCATCTCCAGAGCGCTGGGAAATAAAACAA atGTTATCAGCCAATTGTATTGATAAAAGTGAACTTCCCGATTTTGATGAAGAAACTGGCATTTTACCCAAAGATAACACTGAAGAAGAACAagatattgaaattgaaattgttgAAGATGAACCTCCATTTTTACATGGACATGGTAGAAATCTCCATGATCTTAGTCCA gttCGTATAGTTAAAAATCCAGATGGTTCTCTTGCACAAGCAGCCATGATGCAAAGTGCATTGTCCAAAGAACGCCGAGAACATAAAATGTTAGCACGCGAACAAGAAATGGACTCTGTGCctaaaaatgttactaaaaatTGGATTGATCCTCTACcagata acGATAGTAGACAATTAGCTTCAAACATGCGAGGAATTGGATTGACTGCCCAAGATGTACCAGAATGGAAAAAACACGTTATTGGCGGCAAAAAAAGTTCATTTGGAATTAAGACCAACTTGACTCTCTTAGAACAGAGACAAAGTTTACCAATTTATAAACTCAAAGATGAACTCATcaaa gcTGTGACTGATAACCAAATATTGATTGTCATTGGAGAAACTGGTTCAGGAAAAACCACTCAGATTACTCAATATTTAGCCGAGGCTGGGTTTACATCAAGAGGTAAAATCGGGTGTACTCAACCTAGAAGAGTAGCAGCCATGTCAGTTGCAAAGAGGGTGTCTGAAGAATTTGGATGCAGATTAGGTCAAGAAGTTGGTTACACTATTCGTTTTGAAGATTGCACTAGTCCAGAGACAGTAATCAA atacatGACAGACGGCATGTTACTGCGTGAATGTCTAGTAGATTTTGACCTGAAAAACTATTCTGTGATCATGTTGGATGAAGCTCACGAAAGAACAATAAATACAGACGTTTTATTTGGATTATTAAAACAAGCTGTCACAAAAAGGAAAgaactaaaattaattgtaacatCTGCTACTCTAGACGCTGTGAAATTTTCTCAATACTTTTTTGAAGCACCCATATTCACAATTCCTGGACGTACGTTCCCTGTAGAAGTTTTATATACTAAAGAACCTGAAACAGACTATCTGGATGCATCACTTATCACAATTATGCAAATACACTTACGTGAACCACCTGGTGATGTATTGCTTTTCTTGACTGGTCAAGAAGAAATTGATACGGCTTGTGAAATTTTATATGAGAGAATGAAGTCATTAGGACCTGATATACcagagttaattattttacctgTATATTCGGCTCTACCTAGTGAAATGCAAACTAGAATTTTTGATGCAGCTCCTCCTGGATCtcgaaaa gTTGTTATTGCTACTAATATTGCTGAGACTTCGTTGACAATTGATGGTATCTATTATGTCGTCGATCCTGGATTTGtaaaacaaaaagtttataattcaaaaactggAATGGACTCTTTGGTTGTCACACCAATTTCTCAA gCACAAGCCAAACAAAGAGCTGGTCGTGCTGGCCGTACCGGACCAGGTAAATGTTACAGACTTTATACTGAGAGAGCCTATCGAGATGAAATGTTACCAACACCTGTTCCTGAGATACAACGTACAAATTTAGCAACCAca GTATTGCAACTGAAAACTATGGGCATTAACGATTTACTTCATTTTGACTTCATGGATGCTCCACCGGTTGAAAGTTTAATCATGGCATTGGAATCATTGCATTCTTTAAGTGCATTAGATGATGAAGGTCTACTTACTAGATTGGGAAGACGA atGGCAGAATTTCCATTGGAACCTAACCTCTCCAAAATGTTGATAATGTCTGTTCATCTTCAATGTTCCGAAgaaatattgactattgtatccATGCTTTCCGTTCAAAATGTCTTCTATAGACCAAAGGATAAGCAAGCATTGGCTGATCAGAAAAAAGCAAAGTTCAATCAAGTTGAAGGAGATCACTTAACCCTTCTGGCAGTGTACAACTCTTGGAAAAACAATAAGTTTAGTAATGCTTGGTGCTATGAGAATTTTGTCCAAGTACGAACACTTAAACGAGCCCAAGATGTTCGTAAACAATTACTTGGAATCAtggatag ACATAAGTTAGATGTTGTTTCGGCCGGTAAAAACACAGCTCGAATACAAAAGGCTATTTGTTCCGGATTTTTCCGCAATGCATCTAAAAAAGATCCACAAGAAGGTTATCGTACTCTTGTTGATGGACAAGCAGTCTATATTCATCCTAGCAGTGCTTTGTTCAACAGGCAACCTGAATG gGTAATGTATCACGAGTTAGTCCAAACAACCAAAGAGTACATGCGTGAGGTAACAACAATAGATCCGAGGTGGCTTGTTGAATTTGCACCAGCGTTCTTCAAATTCTCTGATCCAACCAAGTTGAGCAAGTTCAAAAAGAATCAACGACTAGAACCACTTTATAACAAATATGAAGAACCAAATTCGTGGAGAATTTCCAGAGTACGAAGGAGAagaaactga